The following are from one region of the Nocardioides marmotae genome:
- a CDS encoding Ig-like domain repeat protein, which yields MINLSRTARRVAVAATSAAVAGTALVGATSGTAHAATVTTDYTCSLGNLYSGTFPLTVTGDLPVDAYWAGAAVPAGLLNVQAAATVPADAAGLLSAAGVTGAESRDFAFKVGSATARVPLSGAFTTDGGVTTWNGEGSNATFVTPNPTSAPVGVVLPNAFKLTTKQGDEDSAELSCAVASGTTPASVDTISFLKQTATKVTVTKKTIKVKKGKKAVVPVSVTSNAAPTLGKVTAAKGSKKLGQATLKNGKAKIKLGKLPVGTHKVTVKLVGSPALKAATTKVTIKVVK from the coding sequence GTGATCAACCTCAGCCGTACCGCTCGTCGCGTCGCCGTCGCCGCCACCTCCGCCGCCGTCGCCGGCACCGCGCTCGTCGGGGCCACCTCCGGCACCGCGCACGCCGCGACCGTGACGACCGACTACACGTGCAGCCTCGGCAACCTGTACTCGGGCACGTTCCCGCTGACCGTCACCGGCGACCTGCCGGTCGACGCCTACTGGGCCGGCGCCGCCGTCCCCGCCGGCCTGCTGAACGTGCAGGCCGCCGCCACCGTCCCGGCCGACGCCGCGGGCCTCCTCTCCGCTGCCGGCGTGACCGGTGCCGAGTCGCGCGACTTCGCCTTCAAGGTCGGCTCCGCCACCGCTCGCGTCCCGCTGTCCGGCGCCTTCACCACCGACGGTGGCGTCACCACCTGGAACGGCGAGGGCTCGAACGCCACGTTCGTCACCCCGAACCCGACCAGCGCGCCGGTCGGCGTCGTCCTGCCGAACGCCTTCAAGCTGACCACCAAGCAGGGCGACGAGGACTCCGCCGAGCTCAGCTGCGCCGTCGCCAGCGGCACCACCCCGGCGTCGGTCGACACGATCAGCTTCCTCAAGCAGACCGCCACCAAGGTGACGGTCACCAAGAAGACGATCAAGGTGAAGAAGGGCAAGAAGGCCGTCGTCCCGGTCTCCGTGACCTCGAACGCCGCCCCGACGCTCGGCAAGGTCACCGCGGCGAAGGGCTCCAAGAAGCTCGGCCAGGCCACGCTGAAGAACGGCAAGGCCAAGATCAAGCTCGGCAAGCTCCCGGTCGGCACCCACAAGGTCACCGTCAAGCTCGTCGGCAGCCCGGCCCTGAAGGCCGCGACGACCAAGGTCACCATCAAGGTCGTCAAGTGA
- the selA gene encoding L-seryl-tRNA(Sec) selenium transferase: MHREDPRRRTPRTDVVLADPLLAEPRARLGDAIVKQAVSRALERCRAGEVTPEDVPAAAHAALPAYAASLRRVVNATGVVVHTNLGRAPLSPAAVEALTVAAGATDVELDLATGRRGRRGRSAMAALAAAVPDAGGVHVVNNGAAALALVTCALAAGRSGRRDVVIARGELVEIGDGFRIPELLESVGARLREVGTTNRVRLADYEAAVDDDVAFVLKVHPSNFLVSGFTSSVGVRELATLPVPVVVDIGSGLLAPHPRLPDEPSASAVLRDGADLVTASGDKLLGGPQCGLLLGTAELVESLRRHPFARALRVDKLTLAALEATLTGPVPPVAAALAADPAALRARAETIAAAIGEVPGGVAEAVDSTAAVGGGGAPGVELPSAAVALPAPLAEALRLDDRLPVVGRVERGRLLLDLVAVDPADDAHLVEAVRRCATRCADRCADRPAG, translated from the coding sequence GTGCACCGCGAGGACCCGAGGCGGCGGACGCCGCGCACCGACGTCGTCCTGGCCGACCCGCTGCTGGCCGAGCCGCGGGCCCGTCTGGGCGACGCGATCGTCAAGCAGGCCGTGAGCCGGGCGCTCGAGCGGTGCCGCGCCGGCGAGGTGACGCCCGAGGACGTCCCGGCCGCTGCGCACGCCGCGCTGCCGGCGTACGCCGCCTCCCTGCGGCGCGTGGTCAACGCGACCGGCGTCGTGGTCCACACGAACCTCGGGCGGGCGCCGCTCTCCCCCGCGGCCGTCGAGGCGCTGACCGTCGCGGCCGGCGCCACCGACGTCGAGCTCGACCTCGCCACCGGCCGCCGGGGCCGGCGCGGCCGCTCGGCGATGGCAGCGCTCGCCGCGGCCGTGCCGGACGCGGGCGGCGTGCACGTCGTCAACAACGGGGCGGCCGCGCTGGCGCTGGTCACCTGCGCGCTCGCCGCCGGCCGATCCGGGCGCCGCGACGTGGTCATCGCCCGCGGCGAGCTGGTCGAGATCGGCGACGGGTTCCGCATCCCCGAGCTGCTGGAGTCGGTCGGCGCGCGGCTGCGCGAGGTCGGCACGACGAACCGGGTGCGGCTGGCCGACTACGAGGCGGCCGTCGACGACGACGTGGCCTTCGTGCTCAAGGTGCACCCCTCGAACTTCCTGGTCTCCGGGTTCACCTCCTCGGTCGGCGTCCGCGAGCTGGCCACGCTGCCCGTCCCGGTCGTCGTCGACATCGGCTCGGGCCTGCTCGCGCCCCACCCCCGGCTGCCCGACGAGCCGAGCGCGTCCGCTGTGCTCCGCGACGGCGCCGACCTGGTCACCGCCTCCGGCGACAAGCTGCTCGGCGGGCCGCAGTGCGGCCTGCTGCTCGGGACGGCCGAGCTGGTGGAGTCCCTGCGGCGGCACCCGTTCGCGCGGGCGCTGCGCGTCGACAAGCTGACCCTGGCCGCCCTCGAGGCCACGCTGACCGGGCCCGTGCCGCCGGTCGCGGCGGCGCTGGCCGCCGACCCCGCCGCCCTGCGGGCACGCGCCGAGACGATCGCGGCCGCGATCGGGGAGGTGCCCGGCGGCGTCGCCGAGGCGGTGGACTCGACCGCGGCCGTCGGTGGCGGCGGCGCACCCGGCGTCGAGCTGCCCTCGGCCGCGGTCGCGCTGCCCGCGCCGCTCGCCGAGGCGCTGCGCCTCGACGACCGGCTGCCGGTGGTCGGTCGCGTGGAGCGCGGGCGGCTGCTGCTCGACCTGGTCGCGGTCGACCCCGCCGACGACGCGCACCTCGTCGAGGCCGTCCGCCGCTGCGCCACCCGCTGCGCCGACCGCTGCGCCGACCGTCCGGCGGGCTGA
- the fdh gene encoding formate dehydrogenase, with translation MTVAKVNLGWPVLRQLLGKDVLGRGVAARSKQTDATTARTETADRVAKSVCPYCAVGCAQQVFVKDEQVIQIEGDPDSPVNRGRLCPKGAASKNLVTSELRQTKVRYRRPYGTEWEDLDLDVAMEMIADRVVKARNDTWQDLDERDRKVRRTMGIASLGGATLDNEENYLIKKLFTAMGAIQIENQARIUHSATVPGLGTSFGRGGATGFLQDLSNADCIVIQGSNMAEAHPVGFQWVMEAKARGAKVIHVDPRFTRTSALADQFVPLRVGTDIAFLGGIINYVLSNELDFREYVVNYTNAATIVSEQYVDLDDLDGLFSGFDPETRTYDPESWQYASQEGEADDRQDHQTQRETASGMQHETHGMSVDGEVQRDETLQHPNCVYQVLKRHFARYTPEMVSSTCGVSEEAFLEVCRAWTDNSKRDRTTALVYSVGWTQHSVGVQYIRTGAILQLLLGNMGRPGGGIMALRGHASIQGSTDIPTLFNLLPGYLPMPNAEDHQSFDQWIDAVRNPGAKGFWSKAGAYATSMLKAWWGEHATAENGYCFDYLPRITGDHGTYRTVLDMIDGKVKGYFLLGQNPAVGSAHGKAQRLGMANLDWLVVRDLFEIESASFWKDAPEIETGEIVTEECRTEVFLMPAASHVEKEGTFTQTHRMLQWREKAVEPPGDCRSELWFFFHLGRMIRERLAGSTDERDRPLLDLTWDYPLLGETQDPDAEAVLAEINGFEVATGRPLSTFTEMADDGSTAGGCWIYTGVMKDGVNQAARRKPGNEQDWVAAEWGWTWPANRRTLYNRASADPEGRPWSERKAYVWWDEEQERWTGHDVPDFEVTKPPTYRPEQGEDGIKGIAGDDPFIMQGDGKGSLFVPQGLIDGPLPAHYEPVESPFRNPIYGQQANPTRKEYPRQDNRMNPSPPEDGHGVFPFVFTTSRLTEHHTAGGMSRYVARLAELQPEMFIEVSPELATERGLENGGWCHVVTARAAVEGRVLVTERLTPLRVEGRTVHQVWLPYHWGTGGLVTGDSANDLFGISLDPNVLIQETKVGTCDVLPGRRPTGRAMVDLVTAYQKRAGVFDDRTVPIVTTGPGAAGDDEGDPTGGGGGAS, from the coding sequence GTGACCGTGGCGAAGGTGAACCTGGGCTGGCCGGTGCTCCGGCAGCTGCTGGGCAAGGACGTGCTCGGTCGCGGCGTCGCCGCGCGGTCCAAGCAGACCGACGCCACCACCGCCCGCACCGAGACCGCCGACCGGGTCGCCAAGAGCGTCTGCCCCTACTGCGCGGTGGGTTGCGCGCAGCAGGTCTTCGTCAAGGACGAGCAGGTCATCCAGATCGAGGGCGACCCCGACAGCCCGGTCAACCGCGGCCGCCTGTGCCCCAAGGGCGCGGCGAGCAAGAACCTCGTGACCAGTGAGCTGCGCCAGACCAAGGTCCGCTACCGCCGGCCGTACGGCACCGAGTGGGAGGACCTCGACCTCGACGTCGCGATGGAGATGATCGCCGACCGGGTCGTCAAGGCGCGCAACGACACCTGGCAGGACCTCGACGAGCGGGACCGCAAGGTCCGGCGCACGATGGGCATCGCCAGCCTCGGAGGGGCGACCCTCGACAACGAGGAGAACTACCTCATCAAGAAGCTCTTCACCGCGATGGGTGCCATCCAGATCGAGAACCAGGCGCGGATATGACACTCCGCCACGGTCCCCGGTCTGGGGACCTCGTTCGGGCGCGGCGGCGCCACAGGCTTCCTGCAGGACCTGTCCAACGCTGACTGCATCGTCATCCAGGGCTCCAACATGGCCGAGGCCCACCCCGTGGGCTTCCAGTGGGTCATGGAGGCGAAGGCCCGCGGGGCGAAGGTCATCCACGTCGACCCGCGCTTCACGCGGACCAGCGCGCTCGCGGACCAGTTCGTCCCGCTGCGCGTCGGCACCGACATCGCGTTCCTCGGCGGGATCATCAACTACGTCCTGAGCAACGAGCTCGACTTCCGCGAGTACGTCGTGAACTACACCAACGCCGCGACGATCGTCAGCGAGCAGTACGTCGACCTCGACGACCTCGACGGGCTCTTCTCCGGCTTCGACCCCGAGACGCGGACCTACGACCCCGAGTCCTGGCAGTACGCCTCCCAGGAGGGTGAGGCCGACGACCGGCAGGACCACCAGACGCAGCGGGAGACCGCGTCCGGCATGCAGCACGAGACGCACGGCATGAGCGTCGACGGCGAGGTCCAGCGCGACGAGACCCTCCAGCACCCGAACTGCGTCTACCAGGTGCTCAAGCGGCACTTCGCCCGGTACACCCCCGAGATGGTCTCGAGCACGTGCGGCGTGAGCGAGGAGGCGTTCCTCGAGGTCTGCCGCGCCTGGACAGACAACTCCAAGCGGGACCGGACCACCGCGCTCGTCTACAGCGTCGGCTGGACCCAGCACAGCGTCGGCGTGCAGTACATCCGCACCGGCGCGATCCTCCAGCTGCTGCTGGGCAACATGGGTCGCCCCGGTGGCGGGATCATGGCGCTGCGCGGGCACGCGAGCATCCAGGGCTCCACCGACATCCCGACGCTGTTCAACCTCCTGCCGGGCTACCTGCCGATGCCGAACGCCGAGGACCACCAGTCCTTCGACCAGTGGATCGACGCCGTCCGCAACCCCGGTGCCAAGGGCTTCTGGTCCAAGGCCGGGGCCTACGCCACGAGCATGCTCAAGGCGTGGTGGGGCGAGCACGCGACCGCGGAGAACGGCTACTGCTTCGACTACCTGCCGCGGATCACGGGCGACCACGGGACCTACCGGACCGTGCTCGACATGATCGACGGCAAGGTCAAGGGCTACTTCCTGCTCGGGCAGAACCCCGCCGTCGGCTCCGCCCACGGCAAGGCCCAGCGCCTGGGCATGGCCAACCTCGACTGGCTGGTCGTGCGCGACCTGTTCGAGATCGAGAGCGCGTCGTTCTGGAAGGACGCGCCCGAGATCGAGACCGGCGAGATCGTCACCGAGGAGTGCCGCACCGAGGTCTTCCTCATGCCCGCCGCCTCCCACGTGGAGAAGGAGGGCACCTTCACCCAGACCCACCGGATGCTCCAGTGGCGCGAGAAGGCCGTCGAGCCGCCGGGCGACTGCCGCTCGGAGCTGTGGTTCTTCTTCCACCTCGGCCGGATGATCCGCGAGCGGCTCGCCGGCTCGACCGACGAGCGCGACCGCCCGCTGCTCGACCTGACCTGGGACTACCCGCTGCTCGGGGAGACCCAGGACCCCGACGCCGAGGCCGTGCTCGCCGAGATCAACGGCTTCGAGGTGGCGACCGGCCGCCCGCTGTCGACCTTCACCGAGATGGCCGACGACGGGTCCACGGCCGGCGGCTGCTGGATCTACACCGGGGTCATGAAGGACGGCGTCAACCAGGCCGCCCGCCGCAAGCCCGGCAACGAGCAGGACTGGGTCGCCGCCGAGTGGGGCTGGACCTGGCCCGCCAACCGCCGCACGCTCTACAACCGCGCGTCGGCCGACCCCGAGGGCCGCCCGTGGAGCGAGCGGAAGGCCTACGTCTGGTGGGACGAGGAGCAGGAGCGGTGGACCGGCCACGACGTGCCGGACTTCGAGGTGACCAAGCCGCCGACGTACCGCCCCGAGCAGGGGGAGGACGGCATCAAGGGCATCGCCGGCGACGACCCGTTCATCATGCAGGGCGACGGGAAGGGCAGCCTGTTCGTGCCGCAGGGGCTCATCGACGGGCCGCTGCCGGCGCACTACGAGCCCGTCGAGTCGCCGTTCCGCAACCCGATCTACGGCCAGCAGGCCAACCCCACGCGCAAGGAGTACCCCCGCCAGGACAACCGGATGAACCCCAGCCCGCCCGAGGACGGGCACGGGGTCTTCCCGTTCGTCTTCACCACCAGCCGGCTGACCGAGCACCACACGGCCGGCGGGATGAGCCGGTACGTCGCCCGGCTGGCCGAGCTCCAGCCGGAGATGTTCATCGAGGTCAGCCCGGAGCTGGCCACCGAGCGCGGGCTGGAGAACGGCGGCTGGTGCCACGTGGTGACCGCCCGCGCGGCCGTCGAGGGACGGGTGCTCGTGACCGAGCGGCTCACCCCGCTGCGGGTCGAGGGGCGGACCGTCCACCAGGTGTGGCTGCCCTACCACTGGGGCACGGGTGGCCTGGTGACCGGCGACTCCGCCAACGACCTGTTCGGCATCTCGCTGGACCCCAACGTGCTGATCCAGGAGACCAAGGTGGGCACCTGTGACGTCCTCCCGGGCCGACGGCCGACGGGCCGCGCGATGGTCGACCTCGTGACGGCCTACCAGAAGCGCGCCGGGGTCTTCGACGACCGCACCGTCCCGATCGTCACCACCGGCCCGGGCGCGGCCGGCGACGACGAGGGCGACCCGACCGGCGGCGGAGGTGGCGCGTCGTGA
- the selB gene encoding selenocysteine-specific translation elongation factor, producing the protein MHVVATAGHVDHGKSTLVHALTGMEPDRLAEERARGLSIQLGYAWAEIGGDQVAFVDVPGHERFVSTMLAGIGPVPAALLVVAADDPWMPQAAEHLAALDALGVAHGVVAVTRADLADPAASVARARAEVDRTSLAGAPVVPVSARTGQGLDELRHHLAALVAGLPRPDPGGDVRLWVDRRFSITGAGTVVTGTLPAGTVRRGDTLELWAGGPPTTVRVRGVQALGAGVDAATGVARVALNLTGDGLDRIDRDSVLVTPGAFHPATSVDVRVAGEGRMPERPVLHVGAASFAVRARPLAGDEGDLVRIALPRAVPFRVGDRALLRDPGSRRVWGVRVLDPEPPGLGRRGAAAARARVLADVRPEPDLAGELDRRGLVAAALLHRLGVPTGPLPDGALEADGTLVSAARAAALARQVVELVRRHDADQPLDRGVPVTAVADRLGVPAAVVAAVAPRVAGGRVVLGEATPALPPDLERALEALAADLADQPFAAPPADRLADLGLDARRTAAAAKAGRLLRLAPAVVLLPGADARAVELLRSLPQPFTTSEARQALGTSRRVVLPLLEHLDRTGRTRRLPDDRRQVVER; encoded by the coding sequence GTGCACGTCGTCGCCACGGCCGGTCACGTCGACCACGGCAAGTCCACGCTGGTCCACGCCCTCACCGGGATGGAGCCCGACCGGCTCGCCGAGGAGCGGGCGCGCGGGCTCTCGATCCAGCTCGGCTACGCCTGGGCCGAGATCGGCGGCGACCAGGTCGCCTTCGTCGACGTGCCCGGCCACGAGCGGTTCGTCAGCACGATGCTCGCCGGCATCGGGCCGGTCCCGGCCGCGCTGCTGGTGGTCGCCGCCGACGACCCGTGGATGCCGCAGGCCGCCGAGCACCTCGCGGCGCTGGACGCGCTCGGGGTGGCCCACGGCGTGGTCGCCGTCACCCGCGCGGACCTGGCCGACCCCGCGGCCTCGGTCGCCCGGGCCCGCGCCGAGGTCGACCGGACCTCGCTGGCCGGCGCGCCCGTGGTGCCGGTCAGTGCGCGGACCGGTCAGGGCCTCGACGAGCTGCGCCACCACCTGGCGGCGCTGGTGGCCGGCCTGCCGCGGCCCGACCCGGGCGGCGACGTACGGCTGTGGGTGGATCGGCGCTTCAGCATCACCGGCGCGGGGACCGTGGTGACGGGGACGCTGCCGGCGGGGACGGTACGCCGCGGCGACACCCTCGAGCTGTGGGCCGGGGGCCCGCCGACGACGGTCCGGGTGCGCGGGGTGCAGGCGCTCGGGGCCGGCGTGGACGCCGCGACCGGCGTCGCCCGGGTGGCGCTCAACCTCACCGGCGACGGCCTGGACCGGATCGACCGCGACAGCGTGCTGGTGACCCCGGGGGCATTCCACCCGGCGACCTCCGTGGACGTGCGGGTGGCCGGCGAGGGGCGGATGCCGGAGCGACCGGTGCTGCACGTCGGCGCCGCGTCGTTCGCGGTCCGGGCGCGGCCGCTCGCCGGCGACGAGGGCGACCTCGTGCGGATCGCCCTGCCGCGCGCGGTGCCCTTTCGGGTCGGCGACCGGGCCCTGCTGCGCGACCCGGGATCACGCCGGGTCTGGGGCGTGCGCGTGCTCGACCCCGAGCCACCCGGGCTGGGCCGCCGCGGGGCGGCCGCCGCCCGCGCCCGCGTGCTCGCCGACGTGCGGCCGGAGCCCGACCTGGCCGGCGAGCTCGACCGCCGCGGCCTGGTCGCCGCGGCGCTGCTGCACCGCCTCGGCGTACCGACCGGGCCGCTGCCCGACGGCGCACTGGAGGCCGACGGCACGCTGGTCTCGGCGGCCCGGGCCGCCGCCCTGGCCCGCCAGGTCGTCGAGCTGGTACGACGCCACGACGCCGACCAGCCCCTCGACCGCGGCGTGCCGGTGACCGCGGTGGCCGACCGGCTCGGCGTACCGGCCGCCGTCGTGGCGGCCGTCGCGCCGCGGGTCGCCGGCGGGCGGGTCGTCCTCGGCGAGGCCACCCCCGCGCTCCCCCCGGACCTCGAGCGGGCGCTCGAGGCACTGGCCGCCGACCTGGCCGACCAGCCCTTCGCCGCGCCGCCCGCCGACCGGCTCGCCGACCTCGGTCTCGACGCCCGGCGCACCGCCGCCGCCGCGAAGGCCGGCCGGCTGCTCCGGCTCGCCCCGGCCGTGGTGCTGCTGCCCGGGGCCGACGCCCGCGCGGTCGAGCTGCTCCGCTCGCTGCCGCAGCCGTTCACCACGAGCGAGGCCCGCCAGGCGCTGGGCACCTCCCGGCGGGTGGTCCTGCCGCTCCTCGAGCACCTCGACCGGACCGGCCGCACTCGGCGGCTGCCCGACGACCGGCGCCAGGTCGTCGAGCGCTGA
- a CDS encoding winged helix-turn-helix domain-containing protein, whose amino-acid sequence MTGGLDELDPVIHAPKRLAAMALLSNASSATFPFLRDHLQISDSDLSKQMAALEKAGYVSVAKTGRGRGATTSYRITRAGKAAYARHRKALTAILGGS is encoded by the coding sequence GTGACCGGCGGGCTCGACGAGCTCGACCCGGTCATCCACGCCCCCAAGCGGCTCGCGGCGATGGCGCTGCTGTCGAACGCCAGCAGCGCGACGTTCCCGTTCCTCCGCGACCACCTGCAGATCAGCGACTCCGACCTGTCCAAGCAGATGGCTGCGCTGGAGAAGGCCGGCTACGTCAGCGTGGCCAAGACCGGCCGCGGCCGGGGTGCGACGACGTCGTACCGGATCACGCGCGCCGGCAAGGCGGCGTACGCCCGGCACCGCAAGGCGCTGACCGCCATCCTCGGCGGCTCCTGA
- a CDS encoding 4Fe-4S dicluster domain-containing protein produces the protein MSWTISENSFWGPLDPAADAGYDEDRPKRKGFFTDTSICIGCKACEVACKEWNDVPADHFDMTATSYDNSHSLNANQWRHVAFIEQPKRLGQQDSGLRATAGSVDLGMPAMPAAFTEGAGEGAAERLANGADGRPDFRWLMSSDVCKHCTHAACLDVCPTGSLFRTEFGTVVVQDDICNGCGYCVPACPYGVIERRKGPDGAKNVGIAQKCTLCYDRLDAGKTPACAQACPTQSIQYGDVEELRERANQRVEQLHEAGIMDARLYGNDPADGVGGTGAFFLLLDEPEVYGFPPDPVVTTKDLPQMFNRATAAAATLLAGAALAFLGRRG, from the coding sequence GTGAGCTGGACGATCAGCGAGAACTCCTTCTGGGGCCCCCTCGACCCCGCGGCCGACGCCGGCTACGACGAGGACCGGCCCAAGCGGAAGGGGTTCTTCACCGACACCTCGATCTGCATCGGCTGCAAGGCCTGCGAGGTGGCCTGCAAGGAGTGGAACGACGTCCCGGCGGACCACTTCGACATGACCGCGACGTCCTACGACAACAGCCACTCGCTCAACGCCAACCAGTGGCGCCACGTGGCCTTCATCGAGCAGCCCAAGCGGCTCGGCCAGCAGGACTCCGGCCTGCGGGCGACCGCGGGATCGGTCGACCTCGGGATGCCCGCGATGCCGGCCGCCTTCACCGAGGGGGCCGGGGAGGGCGCGGCCGAGCGGCTGGCCAACGGCGCCGACGGCCGGCCCGACTTCCGCTGGCTGATGTCCTCGGACGTGTGCAAGCACTGCACCCACGCGGCCTGCCTCGACGTCTGCCCGACCGGCTCGCTGTTCCGCACCGAGTTCGGCACCGTGGTGGTGCAGGACGACATCTGCAACGGCTGCGGGTACTGCGTGCCGGCCTGCCCCTACGGCGTGATCGAGCGGCGCAAGGGCCCCGACGGCGCCAAGAACGTCGGCATCGCCCAGAAGTGCACGCTCTGCTACGACCGGCTCGACGCGGGCAAGACGCCCGCCTGCGCGCAGGCCTGCCCGACCCAGTCGATCCAGTACGGCGACGTCGAGGAGCTCCGCGAACGGGCCAACCAGCGGGTCGAGCAGCTGCACGAGGCCGGCATCATGGATGCCCGGCTCTACGGCAACGACCCCGCGGACGGCGTCGGCGGCACGGGCGCGTTCTTCCTGCTGCTCGACGAGCCGGAGGTCTACGGCTTCCCGCCGGACCCGGTGGTCACCACCAAGGACCTCCCGCAGATGTTCAACCGGGCGACCGCCGCCGCCGCCACCCTGCTGGCCGGCGCCGCCCTGGCGTTCCTGGGGAGGCGCGGATGA
- a CDS encoding NADPH-dependent F420 reductase — MTTIGLIGSGNIGTAIARQAVAQGHDVVLSNSRGPETLADLVAELGPRARAATAQEAAEAGEVVVVTIPFHAVDQVPVEPLAGKVVIDTNNYYFERDGHDAAIDRGEDSPSERLAAHLPGSRVVKAFNAIQAAHIVDAARPAGDAERRAIPIAGDDAEAKQVVAGLIDSFGFDPVDAGPLAEGRRFDRDKPAYGAEAGAAATRELIAQG, encoded by the coding sequence ATGACCACCATCGGACTCATCGGCAGCGGCAACATCGGCACGGCGATCGCCAGGCAGGCGGTCGCCCAGGGGCACGACGTGGTGCTGAGCAACTCCCGCGGCCCCGAGACGCTGGCCGACCTGGTCGCCGAGCTCGGCCCGCGGGCGCGCGCCGCGACCGCCCAGGAGGCGGCCGAGGCCGGCGAGGTCGTCGTGGTGACGATCCCGTTCCACGCCGTCGACCAGGTGCCGGTCGAGCCGCTCGCCGGCAAGGTCGTCATCGACACCAACAACTACTACTTCGAGCGCGACGGCCACGACGCGGCGATCGACCGCGGCGAGGACTCCCCCAGCGAGCGGCTCGCCGCGCACCTGCCGGGCTCGCGGGTCGTCAAGGCGTTCAACGCCATCCAGGCCGCCCACATCGTCGACGCGGCCCGGCCCGCCGGCGACGCCGAGCGCCGGGCGATCCCGATCGCGGGCGACGACGCCGAGGCCAAGCAGGTCGTCGCCGGCCTCATCGACTCCTTCGGCTTCGACCCGGTCGACGCCGGCCCGCTGGCCGAGGGGCGTCGCTTCGACCGGGACAAGCCGGCGTACGGCGCCGAGGCCGGCGCGGCCGCGACCCGGGAGCTGATCGCCCAGGGCTGA
- the selD gene encoding selenide, water dikinase SelD, with product MTTPATTTLRLTQFASGGGCACKVPPGELERVLGGLLSGRADQDASGDLLVGLDSGDDAAAVRIDGERAIIATTDFFTPVVDDPYDFGRIAAANALSDVYAMGGEPLVALNLLAWPRDRIPFELAAEVLRGGADVCRVAGAHLAGGHSIDDPEPKYGLAVTGLAHPDKLLRNDAAPAGVPLTLTKPLGLGVLNNRHKATGEVFEQAIAVMTTLNRDASRAAVAAGLKAATDVTGFGLLGHLHKMARASGVTAIVDASAVPYVEGARQALRDGFVPGGSRRNLDWVRPFLEAGVDEDELVLLADAQTSGGLLVAGELPGHPVIGELVPARDGVTVQVR from the coding sequence ATGACGACGCCTGCGACGACGACCCTCCGGCTGACCCAGTTCGCGTCGGGCGGGGGCTGTGCGTGCAAGGTGCCGCCGGGGGAGCTGGAGCGGGTGCTCGGCGGCCTGCTGAGCGGGCGGGCCGACCAGGACGCGTCGGGCGACCTGCTGGTCGGGCTCGACTCCGGTGACGATGCCGCGGCGGTGCGGATCGACGGGGAGCGGGCGATCATCGCGACGACCGACTTCTTCACCCCGGTCGTCGACGACCCCTACGACTTCGGGCGGATCGCCGCGGCCAACGCGCTCTCCGACGTCTACGCGATGGGCGGCGAGCCGCTGGTCGCGCTCAACCTGCTGGCCTGGCCCCGCGACCGCATCCCGTTCGAGCTGGCGGCCGAGGTGCTGCGGGGCGGCGCGGACGTGTGCCGCGTGGCCGGCGCGCACCTCGCGGGCGGGCACAGCATCGACGACCCCGAGCCCAAGTACGGCCTGGCCGTCACCGGGCTCGCCCACCCCGACAAGCTGCTGCGCAACGACGCCGCGCCCGCCGGCGTACCCCTCACCCTCACCAAGCCGCTCGGCCTCGGGGTGCTCAACAACCGGCACAAGGCCACCGGTGAGGTCTTCGAGCAGGCGATCGCGGTGATGACCACCCTCAACCGCGACGCCTCCCGCGCGGCCGTCGCCGCAGGTCTGAAGGCCGCGACCGACGTGACCGGCTTCGGCCTGCTCGGCCACCTGCACAAGATGGCGCGCGCCAGCGGCGTGACGGCGATCGTCGACGCCAGCGCGGTGCCGTACGTCGAGGGGGCCCGGCAGGCGCTGCGCGACGGGTTCGTGCCCGGCGGCAGCCGGCGCAACCTCGACTGGGTCCGCCCGTTCCTGGAAGCCGGGGTCGACGAGGACGAGCTGGTCCTGCTCGCGGACGCCCAGACCTCCGGCGGCCTGCTCGTCGCCGGCGAGCTGCCCGGCCACCCGGTCATCGGCGAGCTGGTGCCGGCGCGCGACGGCGTCACCGTGCAGGTGCGCTGA